Proteins encoded within one genomic window of Armatimonadota bacterium:
- a CDS encoding oxaloacetate decarboxylase, translating to MRPAARLRRRLAQDGILVAPGAPDALTARIIEHVGFEAVYFTGAGMAYTHLGAPDIGLVGLTETVWRVTAVAAATSLPVIVDADDGYGNALNVRRTVKELEQAGAAAVQLEDQVHPKRCGHLAGKRVIPAEEMVGKVEAAVDARTDPALVIIARTDALAAEGLEGALKRARRYRQAGADVLFVEAPRSRDELRAIARALEGPLMANMVEGGVTPLCTADELEEMGYRLVIFPNAAVRMAAAAVIRLMETLRRDGTTADLLNEMLSFHELNDLVDLRAYQDLERRYMPEE from the coding sequence ATGCGCCCGGCTGCGAGGCTGCGCAGGCGGCTCGCTCAGGACGGGATCTTGGTGGCACCCGGCGCCCCCGATGCCCTCACCGCTCGGATCATCGAGCATGTCGGCTTCGAGGCCGTCTACTTCACGGGGGCCGGGATGGCGTATACGCATCTCGGTGCTCCGGACATCGGACTCGTCGGCCTGACCGAGACAGTTTGGCGCGTCACCGCGGTGGCTGCCGCTACCAGCCTGCCGGTGATCGTCGACGCGGACGACGGCTACGGCAACGCTCTGAACGTGCGCCGGACGGTGAAGGAGCTGGAGCAGGCGGGTGCGGCTGCAGTGCAGCTGGAGGATCAGGTGCATCCCAAGCGCTGTGGCCACCTGGCCGGCAAACGGGTAATCCCGGCCGAGGAGATGGTGGGCAAGGTCGAGGCCGCCGTGGATGCCCGTACAGATCCCGCACTGGTCATCATCGCCCGCACAGACGCGCTGGCGGCAGAGGGTCTGGAGGGGGCCCTGAAGCGGGCACGTCGCTACCGGCAGGCGGGGGCGGATGTCTTGTTCGTGGAGGCGCCGCGTAGCCGGGACGAACTGCGGGCGATCGCCCGGGCGCTGGAGGGCCCGCTCATGGCCAACATGGTAGAGGGCGGGGTCACGCCGCTGTGCACGGCGGACGAACTGGAAGAGATGGGCTACCGCCTGGTCATATTCCCCAATGCTGCCGTGCGCATGGCCGCCGCCGCCGTCATCCGCCTGATGGAGACGCTGCGGCGCGATGGGACGACGGCAGACCTGCTTAACGAAATGCTTTCATTTCACGAACTCAACGACCTGGTAGACCTGCGGGCCTATCAGGATCTGGAGCGCCGCTATATGCCAGAGGAGTAA
- a CDS encoding 3-isopropylmalate dehydratase, whose product MEILEGQAWVFGDHVTTDDIFPGRFLDRPLEEAGRYAMAGVDETFAQQVRPGDFVVAGANFGAGSSREAAVICLKQVGISAVVARSFARIFFRNAINHGLPAAIVADTSGIAAGDRLRLNLHARILTDLRTGQTLPILNLTGTSQEILTYGGIIAYTRARLARAGGRA is encoded by the coding sequence ATGGAGATCCTGGAGGGACAGGCCTGGGTCTTCGGCGACCACGTAACCACTGACGACATCTTCCCCGGCCGGTTTCTCGACCGCCCCCTGGAGGAGGCGGGGCGGTATGCGATGGCTGGAGTGGACGAGACCTTCGCCCAGCAGGTGCGCCCGGGAGATTTTGTGGTCGCCGGGGCCAACTTCGGAGCCGGCAGCAGCCGCGAGGCTGCCGTGATCTGTCTGAAGCAGGTTGGGATCAGCGCAGTCGTAGCCCGCTCCTTCGCGCGTATCTTCTTCCGCAATGCTATCAACCACGGCCTGCCGGCGGCTATCGTCGCCGATACCTCCGGCATTGCCGCCGGGGATCGCCTGCGGCTGAACCTGCACGCCCGCATCCTTACTGACCTCCGCACCGGCCAGACCCTGCCGATCCTGAATCTCACCGGTACCTCGCAGGAGATCCTGACCTATGGGGGGATCATCGCTTACACTCGAGCCCGCCTGGCCCGCGCCGGAGGGAGAGCATAG
- a CDS encoding aconitase/3-isopropylmalate dehydratase large subunit family protein encodes MTLTEKVIARCAGREAVTPGDEVWAEVDLAVMHDSSGPRRIALLMQELGGRVWDPGRVVLAVDHFTPPANPTHAEILAITRAWAKTNGIEHFFDSQGVMHNLLLEEGLARPGMLIVGADSHTCTAGAVGAVAVGVGATEIATVLATGQIWLRVPATILIRFEDPMPPYLTARDLAMTVLRELRADFAIYRTVEYAGEAVEGLDLDERAVLTNQAIEMGAKNGIIATRLEAESHAPRPGDASYEATYSFRTSDIVPLVAAPPGVDQVQPVAALEGLPVERAYIGSCAGGKAHDLREAARILRGRQAQVPLVVTPATQRAMRECMRDGTLQVLIEAGAIIQAPGCGACAGLHSGVLGPNERCVATVTRNTPGRMGHRSAEIYLASPLTVAASAITGRLTDPRAFL; translated from the coding sequence ATGACGCTGACGGAAAAGGTCATCGCTCGCTGTGCGGGGCGTGAGGCCGTGACGCCGGGCGATGAGGTCTGGGCCGAGGTGGACCTGGCCGTGATGCACGACTCCTCGGGCCCCCGGCGGATCGCTTTGCTCATGCAGGAGCTTGGGGGCCGCGTGTGGGACCCCGGACGGGTCGTTCTGGCTGTCGACCACTTCACCCCGCCGGCTAACCCGACCCACGCGGAGATCCTGGCTATCACCCGCGCCTGGGCGAAGACCAACGGAATCGAGCACTTCTTCGACAGCCAGGGAGTGATGCACAACCTGCTGCTGGAGGAGGGGCTCGCCCGGCCGGGGATGCTGATCGTGGGCGCCGACTCCCACACCTGCACTGCAGGTGCCGTCGGGGCAGTGGCGGTGGGTGTCGGCGCGACAGAGATCGCCACCGTCCTGGCCACGGGGCAGATCTGGCTGCGCGTTCCCGCGACCATCCTCATCCGTTTCGAGGATCCGATGCCGCCCTACCTGACGGCGAGAGACCTGGCCATGACCGTGCTTCGGGAGCTGCGCGCCGACTTCGCCATCTACCGGACGGTGGAGTACGCCGGTGAGGCGGTGGAGGGACTGGACCTGGACGAGCGGGCGGTTCTCACCAATCAGGCCATCGAGATGGGAGCGAAGAATGGAATCATCGCCACAAGGCTCGAAGCGGAGAGCCATGCACCGCGTCCCGGCGATGCCTCGTATGAAGCGACGTACTCTTTCCGGACTTCCGACATCGTGCCGCTGGTGGCGGCGCCGCCCGGAGTCGATCAGGTGCAGCCAGTGGCGGCGCTTGAGGGCCTGCCGGTGGAGCGCGCCTACATTGGCTCGTGTGCCGGAGGCAAGGCCCACGATCTGCGGGAAGCCGCCAGGATTCTGAGGGGGAGGCAGGCACAGGTGCCGCTGGTGGTCACACCGGCCACGCAGCGGGCGATGCGGGAGTGCATGCGGGACGGCACACTTCAGGTGCTGATCGAGGCAGGGGCGATCATTCAGGCTCCTGGGTGCGGGGCCTGCGCCGGGCTGCACTCCGGCGTGCTCGGACCCAATGAGCGGTGCGTGGCCACCGTCACGCGCAACACCCCCGGCCGGATGGGGCATCGCAGCGCGGAGATCTACCTGGCCTCTCCGCTCACTGTGGCGGCCTCGGCGATTACTGGGCGCCTGACCGATCCGAGGGCATTCCTGTGA
- a CDS encoding 4Fe-4S dicluster domain-containing protein, translating to MMARYAMLLDTHTCIGCLACTVACKVEHGSPPGIWFAPVIEQEVGTYPDVWRLYLPLLCMHCDNPPCVRACPSGAIARRPDGIVRIDAARCCGSRACELACPFGAIRFYARPTYYYGLPTPFEKMKLARMQPGTAQKCDLCTSRIESGRRPACVDVCPTDSRIFGDLDDPHSEISLRLAGELTVVLAGVSFAAPGVRYTTRGLRPSYPHRSSPTPVLPYRPQRIWGLSHAVEYLALGAGGGLHLASLLLRVDTRAWGLSLIRMLALALVVLGGLVLVAHLGRPHRFLLALRNVRGSWLSRGALADFVLIATMAVLSVPAGAAGVLPLATALSASAALLVITYPALAMGSYQAVPAWSGWRLPVEFLVDGLAAGTAVITLLGLQSTGTGAVALLNLAEPGKPWPLALLMAFALIRLVLLVHRTRALASADPGLAAAREGLEAGAGVFDRWGVRAAGIAGTLILGSAALLTDGTAGAWLAALTAFCTLTAAFSGKMVALRIGARPAPESP from the coding sequence ATGATGGCGCGCTACGCCATGCTCCTCGACACCCACACCTGCATCGGCTGCCTGGCCTGCACCGTGGCCTGTAAGGTGGAGCACGGTTCTCCGCCCGGCATCTGGTTCGCCCCCGTGATCGAGCAGGAGGTGGGGACATACCCGGATGTCTGGCGCCTGTACCTCCCGCTGCTGTGCATGCACTGCGACAACCCTCCGTGCGTGCGGGCCTGTCCCTCCGGAGCCATAGCCCGGCGTCCGGATGGGATCGTGCGCATCGACGCGGCAAGATGCTGCGGCAGCCGGGCTTGCGAACTGGCATGTCCGTTCGGCGCCATCCGCTTCTACGCCCGTCCGACTTACTACTACGGCCTACCGACACCGTTCGAGAAGATGAAGCTGGCGCGTATGCAGCCCGGGACAGCGCAGAAGTGCGACCTGTGCACTTCCCGCATCGAGAGCGGACGGCGGCCCGCCTGCGTGGATGTCTGTCCCACGGACAGCAGGATCTTCGGCGACCTAGACGACCCCCACAGCGAGATCTCGCTGCGCTTGGCCGGCGAGCTTACCGTCGTCCTGGCCGGGGTGTCATTTGCCGCGCCGGGCGTCCGCTATACCACCCGTGGGCTGCGGCCCTCATACCCTCATCGTTCCTCCCCAACACCTGTGCTTCCGTACCGGCCGCAGCGGATCTGGGGCCTCTCGCATGCCGTCGAGTACCTGGCGCTGGGTGCCGGCGGCGGGCTGCACCTGGCCTCGTTGCTCCTGCGAGTCGACACGCGGGCATGGGGTCTGAGCCTGATCAGGATGCTCGCCCTGGCTCTGGTGGTCCTGGGGGGACTGGTGCTCGTGGCACACCTTGGCCGACCTCACCGGTTCCTGCTGGCCCTCCGCAATGTGCGCGGGTCCTGGCTCAGCCGCGGGGCGCTTGCCGACTTCGTGTTGATCGCGACCATGGCGGTGCTCTCCGTACCGGCGGGCGCGGCCGGAGTGCTGCCACTGGCGACCGCGCTGAGCGCATCCGCCGCGCTTCTGGTGATCACCTATCCCGCGCTGGCCATGGGATCATACCAGGCAGTGCCAGCCTGGTCGGGCTGGCGGCTGCCGGTGGAGTTCCTGGTTGATGGCCTAGCGGCGGGGACAGCGGTGATCACGCTTCTTGGCTTACAGAGCACCGGCACGGGGGCAGTCGCCCTGCTTAACCTGGCGGAACCGGGGAAGCCCTGGCCCCTCGCCCTGCTCATGGCATTTGCACTCATCCGACTCGTCCTGCTGGTCCACCGCACGCGCGCCCTGGCCAGTGCCGATCCCGGACTCGCCGCGGCGCGGGAGGGCCTGGAGGCCGGCGCGGGGGTATTCGACCGCTGGGGCGTGCGCGCTGCCGGGATCGCCGGGACGCTCATCCTGGGGAGCGCCGCGCTCCTGACCGACGGCACCGCCGGAGCCTGGCTCGCCGCGCTGACCGCTTTCTGCACCCTGACCGCGGCTTTCTCCGGCAAGATGGTGGCCTTGCGGATCGGGGCTCGGCCCGCGCCCGAGAGTCCGTAG
- a CDS encoding molybdopterin-dependent oxidoreductase produces the protein MTAPEDGGLRIAAAEDVWIPTVCYGCYNGCGIRVRRVDGRIVDVEGDPGNPGTRGYICAKAKARVFDLYDPTRVVHPLRRRNPEKGVGVDPMWEPISWEEALEEIAARLKRIRRDDPRKLIIAHFDLPAAPLVRAWATAFGTPHSNWMAGGLFCGMGSHAVNMLINGAYNSEVDFERCNHLVLWGTQMGFMADSNATVTTRKVAEARKRGMKVTVIDPVMNTAAAKADAWIPIRPGTDGALALAILQVLLNELAVFDDVFLRRRTNACYLVRPSGTYARHLQNDRPLVWNLRNGRSEPFDICPWEDAALEGCFAVEGEWCHTAFSLLRAHVRAYEPERVAVITTVPAPRIRALAAELAEDAHIGETITIDDQVLPLRPVAVNFKMGAVGHKHGFATALAIHLINVVLGSIDVPGGFLGVNPIGPFWEPDEGPDGLLVASGALRNLFGANPPFPGMTVQSPESYSLREILPVAVAGRTLYPFTLLEPEKFGLSYRPEMLLHSRVNLMMSMVSPPKMAEVLRRIPFMVSFAIQLDETAEFADIVLPDAHDFERDDLFPASHPYAFVAPGPGDWYWTLRRAVVPPAGAARPWGEVLIDLAHRAEFAEDFYEMCNLLFELRPTDRLDPAQRHTVGAIASRQVTSFAARLGVETPSYEGTSAWTTGRRSVREAFPGPYVGPRLPIYAEHLLNKGHEVRKAVEAMPVPWDLKDYRPLPDWLPSAAHEELDPAYDLYAVTYKVPFLTLSVGSHNPWLDELARQHPSAYRILINTRTAQRRGINDGDWIEVRSRVGSVVGRARLSHGIHPEAVAIAGIHGHWAARSSIAQGGGVHFNTLLPLDLNSVDKLSSAFDSKAKVAVRKIRPPARR, from the coding sequence ATGACAGCGCCCGAGGATGGCGGACTGAGGATCGCGGCGGCCGAAGACGTGTGGATCCCCACTGTGTGCTACGGTTGCTACAACGGTTGCGGTATCCGCGTGCGCCGCGTGGATGGCCGGATTGTGGACGTGGAGGGCGACCCGGGCAACCCCGGCACCCGGGGATACATCTGCGCCAAGGCGAAGGCCCGCGTCTTCGACCTGTACGATCCCACACGCGTGGTGCACCCTTTGCGCCGGCGCAATCCTGAAAAGGGCGTCGGCGTCGACCCGATGTGGGAGCCGATCTCCTGGGAGGAGGCCCTGGAGGAGATCGCCGCGCGCCTGAAGCGGATCCGCCGCGACGACCCGCGCAAACTCATCATCGCCCACTTCGATCTGCCGGCCGCACCTTTGGTCCGTGCGTGGGCCACCGCCTTCGGTACGCCCCACAGCAACTGGATGGCGGGGGGACTGTTCTGCGGCATGGGCTCCCATGCCGTGAACATGCTGATCAACGGGGCCTACAACTCCGAGGTGGACTTCGAACGGTGTAATCACCTGGTGCTGTGGGGTACGCAGATGGGCTTCATGGCGGACAGCAACGCGACGGTGACCACACGCAAGGTCGCGGAGGCGCGGAAGCGGGGTATGAAGGTCACCGTCATCGACCCGGTGATGAATACCGCCGCGGCCAAGGCTGATGCCTGGATCCCCATCCGGCCCGGCACGGACGGCGCGCTGGCGCTGGCCATCCTGCAAGTCCTGCTCAACGAGCTTGCTGTCTTCGATGACGTGTTCCTCCGCCGGCGGACCAACGCCTGCTACCTGGTGCGACCCAGCGGTACCTACGCCCGCCACCTGCAGAATGACAGGCCCCTGGTATGGAACCTCCGCAACGGGCGCAGCGAGCCCTTCGACATCTGCCCCTGGGAGGACGCCGCATTGGAGGGGTGCTTTGCCGTGGAGGGGGAGTGGTGCCATACCGCATTTTCCCTGCTGCGCGCGCACGTGCGGGCCTATGAGCCAGAGCGGGTGGCGGTGATCACCACCGTCCCGGCCCCGCGCATCCGGGCCCTCGCCGCGGAACTTGCCGAAGATGCGCACATCGGAGAGACCATCACCATCGACGACCAGGTCCTGCCGCTCCGTCCCGTGGCGGTGAACTTCAAGATGGGCGCGGTCGGCCACAAGCACGGCTTTGCCACCGCTTTGGCCATCCATCTGATCAACGTCGTGTTGGGCTCCATTGATGTGCCGGGAGGATTTCTCGGCGTTAACCCCATCGGCCCGTTCTGGGAGCCGGATGAGGGACCCGACGGTCTGCTGGTCGCCTCCGGCGCGCTGCGCAACCTGTTCGGCGCCAATCCACCCTTTCCCGGTATGACCGTCCAGTCGCCGGAGTCCTACTCGCTGCGGGAGATCCTGCCCGTGGCGGTTGCGGGGCGGACGCTGTACCCGTTCACCCTTCTGGAGCCGGAAAAGTTCGGGCTGTCCTACCGCCCGGAGATGCTCCTCCATTCGCGGGTCAACCTGATGATGAGCATGGTCAGCCCGCCGAAGATGGCCGAGGTGCTGCGCCGGATTCCCTTCATGGTCTCCTTTGCCATCCAGTTGGATGAGACGGCCGAATTCGCCGACATCGTTTTGCCTGACGCCCACGACTTCGAGCGCGACGACCTGTTTCCCGCCAGCCACCCGTACGCCTTTGTCGCGCCCGGGCCAGGGGACTGGTACTGGACGCTGCGGCGCGCAGTGGTGCCTCCCGCCGGGGCGGCGCGGCCCTGGGGGGAGGTCCTCATCGACCTGGCCCACCGGGCCGAGTTCGCCGAGGACTTTTACGAGATGTGCAACCTCCTGTTCGAGCTGCGGCCGACAGACCGTCTGGACCCCGCACAGCGCCATACCGTTGGGGCGATTGCCAGCCGGCAGGTGACCTCCTTCGCCGCTCGCCTGGGAGTGGAAACGCCGTCCTATGAAGGCACTAGCGCCTGGACTACCGGCCGACGCTCCGTGCGCGAGGCCTTTCCTGGTCCGTACGTAGGGCCACGTCTGCCTATCTACGCCGAGCACCTCCTGAACAAAGGGCATGAGGTGCGGAAAGCGGTGGAGGCCATGCCAGTGCCCTGGGACCTCAAGGACTACCGGCCGTTGCCGGACTGGCTGCCCTCCGCGGCACACGAGGAGCTGGATCCAGCCTACGACCTGTACGCCGTCACCTACAAGGTCCCGTTCCTCACCCTGAGCGTCGGGTCGCATAACCCCTGGCTGGATGAACTCGCCCGGCAGCACCCTTCTGCCTACCGGATTCTCATTAATACCCGCACTGCGCAGCGGCGCGGGATCAATGATGGCGACTGGATCGAGGTCCGCTCGCGCGTGGGGAGCGTGGTGGGCCGCGCCCGGCTCTCGCATGGCATCCATCCGGAGGCCGTCGCGATCGCGGGAATCCACGGCCACTGGGCGGCGAGATCGTCAATCGCCCAGGGCGGTGGCGTGCACTTCAACACCCTGCTACCGCTAGACCTGAACAGCGTGGACAAGCTCTCCTCGGCCTTCGACTCCAAGGCGAAGGTGGCGGTGCGGAAGATCCGGCCCCCTGCTCGTAGGTGA
- a CDS encoding IclR family transcriptional regulator C-terminal domain-containing protein: MFSGLTATQPLRRRKESPAGRRKRSESRTMFHIVKHGRAMSVASAGGTARAVERALDVLLAFADQGGDLGITELSRHLGLPKPTVYRFVEALARRDLLARDSQRRRYRLGLSALRLGSAYLRDLDVRRVALPVMQELARATGETVDLNIVRGYHRVCIEKVESDQAIRHFVELGRPLPLYAGASGKVLLAWMEPADMEAVIAAGLPPLTPRTVTDPGRLRADLAEIRRRGYAISVGERVAGASAVSAPVRDASRRVVAGLTISGPTYRLTPTRLRRFSGLVRRGAAKISAGLGYTSPRAAPSASGGTTTQSGKPDMAAADEPASLVARFLELSAQRRLNEASAFLDPRVEIVFPGNIRCSSLRQMADAMRQRYRWVRKRIRRWDVLPGTAGTAIVYCLGTLHGEDPAGRRFKGVRFIDRFEVRDGRIVRHEVWNDLAEHGRKVHRKES; encoded by the coding sequence ATGTTCTCGGGCTTGACAGCCACGCAGCCCCTCCGACGGAGGAAGGAATCCCCGGCGGGCAGGCGAAAAAGAAGTGAGAGCAGAACAATGTTTCACATAGTGAAACATGGCCGAGCGATGAGTGTAGCCTCTGCCGGTGGTACCGCGAGGGCCGTTGAGAGAGCCCTGGATGTCCTCTTGGCGTTCGCCGATCAGGGTGGCGATTTGGGGATTACCGAGCTGAGCCGCCATCTCGGTCTGCCCAAACCCACCGTGTACCGCTTTGTGGAAGCCCTCGCCCGACGCGATTTGCTTGCCAGGGACTCCCAGAGGAGACGATACCGGCTGGGGCTTTCCGCGCTCCGTCTGGGCAGCGCATACTTGCGGGACCTGGATGTGCGGCGGGTCGCGCTGCCGGTCATGCAAGAGCTGGCCCGTGCCACCGGCGAGACCGTCGACCTCAACATCGTTCGCGGCTACCATCGGGTCTGCATCGAGAAGGTGGAGAGCGACCAGGCGATCCGGCACTTCGTGGAGCTGGGACGTCCCCTGCCACTGTACGCAGGAGCGTCGGGGAAGGTGCTCCTGGCCTGGATGGAGCCTGCAGATATGGAGGCTGTCATCGCCGCCGGTCTTCCCCCTCTTACCCCTCGAACCGTCACCGACCCAGGACGTCTGCGGGCGGACCTGGCCGAGATCCGCCGGCGCGGTTACGCTATCAGCGTCGGCGAGCGCGTCGCTGGGGCCTCTGCGGTGAGCGCTCCGGTGCGCGATGCCTCGCGACGCGTGGTGGCGGGCTTGACCATCTCCGGTCCCACCTACCGGTTGACTCCGACCCGCCTGCGGCGATTCAGTGGCCTGGTACGGCGAGGTGCGGCGAAGATCTCGGCCGGTCTGGGCTACACTTCACCTCGGGCAGCGCCTTCTGCCTCTGGCGGCACGACCACGCAGTCAGGGAAGCCGGACATGGCCGCTGCTGACGAGCCCGCCTCACTGGTGGCGCGCTTCCTCGAGCTCAGCGCCCAGCGCCGTCTCAACGAGGCATCGGCCTTCCTGGACCCGAGGGTGGAGATCGTCTTCCCGGGGAACATCCGCTGCAGTTCGCTTCGCCAGATGGCCGATGCTATGCGCCAACGGTACCGCTGGGTACGGAAGCGGATCCGGCGTTGGGATGTGTTGCCTGGCACTGCCGGCACTGCAATTGTGTACTGTCTGGGCACTCTTCACGGGGAGGATCCCGCCGGGCGTCGCTTCAAGGGCGTGCGCTTCATTGACCGGTTCGAGGTCCGCGACGGCCGGATCGTTCGGCATGAAGTGTGGAACGATTTGGCCGAGCATGGCCGGAAGGTTCACAGGAAAGAATCATGA
- a CDS encoding SPASM domain-containing protein, with protein MPGGDWLAWGIINLPRVKWGAQRRCRFIDDRAMVIGWDGGVSPCYALMHSYPYYIYGRRKEVSRYVLGRVGERTLAEIWTSQECVTFPARVRDFRFPSCVDCGMACSFAASNEDCRGNAPSCADCLWAQDIVRCP; from the coding sequence GTGCCCGGAGGCGACTGGCTGGCCTGGGGCATCATCAATCTGCCGCGGGTGAAGTGGGGAGCACAACGCCGCTGCCGCTTCATCGACGACCGGGCCATGGTCATCGGTTGGGATGGAGGAGTCAGCCCCTGCTACGCCCTGATGCACTCCTACCCCTACTACATATACGGGCGGCGCAAGGAGGTGAGCCGCTACGTACTGGGCCGGGTGGGGGAGAGGACCCTGGCGGAGATCTGGACCTCCCAGGAGTGCGTCACCTTCCCCGCCCGGGTGAGGGACTTTCGCTTCCCCTCGTGCGTGGACTGCGGCATGGCCTGCAGCTTCGCCGCAAGCAATGAGGACTGCCGCGGCAACGCTCCCTCGTGTGCCGACTGCCTGTGGGCCCAGGACATCGTGCGCTGCCCGTAG